In a genomic window of Nocardia fluminea:
- a CDS encoding helix-turn-helix transcriptional regulator produces the protein MTPGFWDAAPIRAALSNRHMGKVIAAYRAHPAHPRPISQAQMGRWVGITQGQLSRIENGPPIKYLDRLVQWATLLTIPADLLWFQLPGQAPRAVPATIPATTPAAGPFRLVRITDASGDEDPDLAAVRAFRSADQSLGGGHLYTAVIDYLHTDIAPRLFGGDQRGDARSLFTAAAGLTEMAGWMAHDAGHDRQADQHFRRALDLAVVGRDHHLHVHVLASLSHLSLHRRKPDAALGYAHDAEMALSRAGRNPELTARIYALQARAHAAQHQPGHAHRLLDQAARTLEAPAEPVTSPWASHFDQASLASDAARCLRTVGDLPGAARNAHRIIGLRPVGTRSHAFAQLTLAAILTAQGHPDHACVVATKVLDSISTMNSHQLTLQLHGLDHQLQPYLTNRLVRQFVDRLTVVIHERASMHRTATIT, from the coding sequence GTGACACCTGGATTCTGGGATGCCGCACCCATCCGGGCCGCGCTGAGCAACCGGCACATGGGGAAGGTGATCGCCGCCTATCGCGCTCATCCGGCCCACCCTCGCCCGATATCGCAGGCTCAGATGGGACGTTGGGTCGGGATCACCCAAGGTCAGCTCAGCCGCATCGAGAACGGCCCACCGATCAAATATCTGGACAGGCTTGTCCAGTGGGCAACCCTGCTCACAATCCCGGCGGACCTGCTCTGGTTCCAGTTGCCTGGTCAGGCCCCTCGAGCAGTACCAGCGACTATCCCGGCGACGACACCCGCGGCAGGGCCGTTCCGGCTGGTACGTATCACCGACGCGTCCGGTGACGAGGATCCCGACCTCGCCGCCGTGCGCGCGTTCCGCTCCGCCGACCAGTCATTGGGCGGTGGACACCTCTACACCGCGGTTATCGACTACCTGCACACCGATATCGCGCCCCGACTGTTCGGGGGAGACCAGCGAGGCGACGCCCGCTCGTTGTTCACCGCCGCCGCCGGCCTCACCGAAATGGCCGGGTGGATGGCTCATGATGCCGGACACGACCGCCAAGCCGACCAGCACTTCCGCCGCGCCCTGGACCTCGCAGTCGTCGGCCGAGACCACCATCTCCACGTCCACGTCCTGGCCAGCCTCAGCCACCTGTCCCTGCATCGACGCAAACCCGACGCAGCCCTGGGCTATGCCCACGACGCCGAGATGGCACTGTCGCGGGCTGGACGCAATCCCGAACTCACCGCCCGCATCTATGCCCTGCAAGCCCGTGCACACGCCGCTCAACACCAACCCGGACACGCCCACCGTCTACTCGATCAGGCCGCTCGCACTCTCGAGGCCCCCGCCGAACCGGTCACCTCACCGTGGGCAAGTCACTTCGACCAAGCTTCACTGGCTAGCGACGCCGCCCGATGTCTGCGCACCGTCGGAGACCTGCCCGGCGCAGCCCGAAATGCCCACCGCATCATCGGCCTACGCCCTGTTGGTACCCGCTCACACGCCTTCGCGCAGCTGACTCTTGCAGCGATCCTCACCGCTCAAGGCCACCCTGATCACGCGTGCGTCGTCGCGACGAAAGTCCTCGACAGCATCTCCACCATGAACTCCCACCAGCTCACACTCCAACTCCACGGCCTTGACCACCAACTGCAGCCCTACCTCACCAACCGCCTGGTGAGACAATTCGTAGACCGACTC